A region of the Vicinamibacteria bacterium genome:
GGGAGCGCGGGACTTCGTTCAGAAGCCCTGGGACAATGCGCGGCTTCTGAGCATCTTGCGGACCCAGATCGAGCTGGGCCGTGCCCTGCGAAAAGGAGAGCGACTCGAGCGGGAGAACGAGCTGCTGCAGCAGGAGTTCCCGACTTTGGTCGCCGAGTCGCAGGCGATGAAGCCCGTCCTCGAGCTGATTCAGCGCGTGGGGCCCTCCGACGCCAACGTCCTCATCACCGGTGAGAACGGAACGGGAAAGGGTGTGGTGGCACGGCACCTTCACGCCCGGTCGAACCGTGCCCCGAAGCCGATGGTGACGGTCAACGTGGGCGGGCTCTCCGAGGGTGTCTTCGAAAGCGAGCTATTCGGTCACGTCAAAGGGGCCTATACCGACGCCAAATCGGATCGGGTCGGGCGGTTCGAGCTCGCCGACGGCGGGACTCTGTTCCTCGATGAGATCGCGAACGTTCCCCACAGCCAGCAGCGGAAGCTCTTGCGCGTGCTCGAGACGGGTGAGTTCGAGCGTGTGGGGTCTTCGAAGACGAAACAGGCGGACGTGCGCATTCTCTCGGCGACCAACG
Encoded here:
- a CDS encoding sigma-54 dependent transcriptional regulator, yielding GARDFVQKPWDNARLLSILRTQIELGRALRKGERLERENELLQQEFPTLVAESQAMKPVLELIQRVGPSDANVLITGENGTGKGVVARHLHARSNRAPKPMVTVNVGGLSEGVFESELFGHVKGAYTDAKSDRVGRFELADGGTLFLDEIANVPHSQQRKLLRVLETGEFERVGSSKTKQADVRILSATNADLGSEVSEGRFRQDLLFRLNTIEIHMPRLRDRRADIAPLAHSFLVQHARHYRKNVTGFDDKAVRALHDFPWPGNIRELDHAVERAVLMARGDSVTVQDLGLRMVSDDGGASIDDLNLEEVERLLIQKALARYNGNVSHAAKALGLSRSALYRRLERYRL